One Huiozyma naganishii CBS 8797 chromosome 4, complete genome genomic region harbors:
- the KNAG0D00680 gene encoding RecQ family ATP-dependent DNA helicase (similar to Saccharomyces cerevisiae SGS1 (YMR190C); ancestral locus Anc_6.278), whose amino-acid sequence MCGAGDNEVVRCQQSLIEQFRKLTGVLNDKCNVIQSTQLSKDEKFHTVSQVLNPQVAHIATEIQYLEETLESLLKTDCSTVVNETVDNESEFQFNMHEEGAGEYGEPEIESKIPKQDSHGISGAELSDSGDDNVEIIGSSSLQQIVLSDEDQDDVEILEDFEEDLQELDGNEDLLQVAAWNRVDNDEIELPPILNDAPLPTLPDREEEQTQPTYRWTDELYYHLQATFKLKGFRPNQLTAINSVLSGKDVFVLMPTGGGKSLCYQLPALVKSGETRGTTVVISPLISLMQDQVEHLLDLNIRACMFNSKNSAAQRNEVFNLLINGDLDLIYMSPEMIKASAQCQRALGTLYKNRQLARIVIDEAHCVSNWGHDFRPDYKQLSYFKMQYPEIPVIALTATANKQVQSDIINNLRLKSAVQLRQSFNRDNLFYQSIPKNNKTSIPLIVNSLKTVFRGQSGIIYCHSKIACEKLTALLKKEGINCRFYHAGMDTTDRELVQRGWQANQIQVIIATIAFGMGIDKSDVRFVFHYTVPRTLENYYQETGRAGRDGKFSYCITFYSFADIRTLQKMIQRDRKLDKSNKLKQLENLQQVMNFCDNMIDCRRKLILSYFNESFDVKDCNNNCDNCAKQHFKSETDGSNTNVEDEEKDITDIALRIVELVRSIQDEVVTTSYCQDVFKGSNMLKIVQANHHMLPEHGTGKSLRKVDIEKIFFHLITLRILQEYSKTNGLGFVSNYVKVGPNVRDLKTPDCSIKLRFFKETKKRVPLQNGSPSESTASADDNLPFIKVLNKRRLSMLTEPVRAIAHTPTSPRWASNKSNFRVDERELQYRIKVVDAIRDGHLTNIIEDDSATALSPGGNKKRKSFKRKRSKGYRRKSVKRG is encoded by the coding sequence ATGTGCGGTGCAGGCGACAATGAAGTGGTCAGGTGTCAGCAGTCGCTCATTGAGCAGTTCAGGAAGCTGACGGGCGTGCTGAACGACAAGTGCAACGTGATCCAGTCGACGCAGCTCTCTAAAGATGAAAAGTTTCATACGGTGAGTCAGGTCTTGAACCCACAGGTCGCGCATATAGCCACCGAGATACAGTACTTGGAGGAGACCCTCGAATCGCTATTGAAGACGGATTGCTCCACTGTGGTCAACGAGACGGTCGATAATGAGAGTgagttccagttcaacatGCATGAGGAAGGTGCTGGTGAATATGGCGAACCAGAGATAGAGAGTAAGATACCAAAGCAGGACTCGCACGGAATAAGTGGCGCAGAATTGAGCGATAGCGGAGACGACAACGTTGAGATTATTGGCTCGTCCTCACTTCAGCAGATTGTGCTTTCCGACGAGGACCAAGATGACGTGGAGATTCTTGAGGATTTCGAGGAAGATCTGCAAGAATTGGATGGCAATGAAGACCTGCTGCAGGTTGCTGCATGGAACAGAGTAGATAACGATGAAATAGAACTGCCGCCAATTCTGAACGACGCACCGTTACCCACGCTCCCTGATAGGGAAGAGGAGCAGACACAGCCTACATACCGATGGACAGATGAGCTTTACTACCATTTACAGGCTACATTCAAGCTAAAAGGTTTTAGACCAAATCAGTTAACCGCCATAAACTCCGTGCTCTCGGGCAAAGACGTATTCGTACTAATGCCCACAGGCGGTGGCAAATCGTTGTGTTATCAATTACCTGCCCTTGTAAAGTCAGGAGAGACGAGGGGCACCACCGTTGTCATATCTCCCCTGATTTCGCTAATGCAAGATCAAGTGGAACATTTGCTGGACTTAAACATAAGGGCTTGCATGTTCAACTCGAAAAACTCAGCCGCTCAGCGGAACGAAGTTTTCAACCTACTGATCAACGGTGACTTGGACCTGATCTATATGTCCCCGGAAATGATAAAAGCTTCTGCTCAGTGCCAACGGGCACTGGGGACTCTTTACAAGAATCGTCAGCTTGCTCGAATCGTCATTGATGAGGCGCATTGTGTCTCTAACTGGGGGCACGATTTTAGACCAGACTATAAGCAACTAAGCTATTTCAAAATGCAGTACCCTGAGATACCCGTGATTGCACTAACAGCAACTGCTAACAAACAAGTCCAAAGTGATATAATAAACAATTTACGCCTGAAAAGCGCCGTACAACTAAGGCAAAGTTTCAACAGGGATAATCTCTTTTATCAAAGTATACCGAAGAACAATAAAACAAGCATACCTTTGATTGTGAACTCCCTGAAGACAGTGTTTAGAGGTCAATCTGGTATCATATATTGTCATTCCAAAATTGCTTGTGAGAAATTAACAGCCTTACTCAAAAAGGAAGGTATCAACTGTCGATTTTATCATGCAGGCATGGATACCACAGACAGGGAACTTGTTCAGAGAGGTTGGCAGGCAAATCAAATCCAAGTCATCATTGCCACTATTGCGTTTGGTATGGGGATCGATAAGAGTGACGTGAGGTTTGTTTTCCATTACACAGTCCCAAGGACACTAGAAAATTACtatcaagaaactggcagaGCGGGAAGAgatggaaaattttcatatTGCATTACATTCTATTCTTTTGCTGACATTCGaacacttcaaaaaatgatTCAGAGAGATAGAAAACTAGATAAGTCCAATAAGTTGAAACAGCTGGAAAACTTACAGCAAGTTATGAACTTCTGCGATAACATGATAGATTGTCGAAGAAAGCTGATCCTCTCATATTTTAACGAATCCTTTGATGTGAAAGACTGTAATAATAACTGTGACAACTGCGCCAAACAACATTTTAAGAGCGAAACTGACGGTTCAAATACCAATGTGGAGGACGAAGAAAAGGACATTACTGATATAGCTCTGAGAATTGTCGAGTTGGTACGCAGCATCCAGGATGAAGTAGTCACCACATCGTATTGTCAGGATGTTTTCAAGGGGTCTAATATGTTGAAGATTGTTCAAGCGAATCATCATATGCTACCCGAGCACGGTACAGGTAAATCACTGCGTAAAGTTGACATCGAAAAGatatttttccatttgATTACGTTGAGAATACTACAAGAATACTCCAAGACAAATGGACTAGGCTTTGTTTCTAATTATGTGAAAGTTGGGCCAAATGTGAGGGACCTTAAAACCCCCGATTGTTCTATTAAGCTACGATTTTTCAAGGAAACCAAGAAAAGAGTACCTTTGCAAAATGGATCCCCTTCAGAGAGTACAGCATCTGCTGATGATAATCTACCATTCATTAAAGTGTTAAACAAAAGGCGTCTATCAATGCTAACAGAACCTGTACGTGCTATTGCCCATACTCCGACCTCACCAAGGTGGGCTTCGAATAAGTCTAATTTCCGAGTCGACGAAAGGGAGCTGCAATACCGAATAAAAGTAGTTGATGCAATCCGCGATGGCCACTTGACAAATATTATCGAAGACGACTCAGCGACCGCACTGAGTCCAGGTGGAAATAAGAAAAGGAAATCATTCAAACGTAAGAGATCAAAAGGTTATCGGAGAAAGTCTGTCAAAAGAGGGTAA